From one Pseudactinotalea sp. HY158 genomic stretch:
- a CDS encoding abortive infection family protein encodes MESTPTCVLTARGQAYARKVTVPALVNAAQESLGLAPKPASDEDRPLRQALQSLVALAQSVTELRNNVDIDHGAEEVPRWMRPQHAHLVVGAAQVWCQRMLETLADPDAPWRRSVL; translated from the coding sequence ATGGAGTCCACCCCCACATGCGTGCTCACCGCCCGCGGGCAGGCCTACGCCCGCAAGGTGACGGTGCCCGCCCTGGTCAACGCCGCCCAGGAGTCGCTCGGTCTCGCACCCAAGCCGGCCAGCGACGAGGACCGCCCGCTCCGCCAGGCTCTGCAGTCCTTGGTAGCTCTCGCCCAGAGCGTGACCGAGCTCAGGAACAACGTTGACATCGACCACGGAGCTGAGGAGGTGCCGAGGTGGATGCGTCCGCAGCACGCCCACCTCGTGGTTGGCGCAGCACAGGTCTGGTGCCAGCGCATGCTTGAGACCCTCGCCGATCCCGATGCCCCCTGGCGTCGTTCGGTACTCTGA
- a CDS encoding prevent-host-death protein — MATATDSPVATRRSSDLSKHSAEVFAEAENHPVTVTRRDGESLVLMSQREADARTELLHIAAALISVTLEDGPLVERMAGRYPWMYALSTRDREQCARDLIDAARASFSTHQPHLAIAKLTSWRETATAIAAGLGSQSVEWVDEDHDAVDGTVVERP, encoded by the coding sequence ATGGCGACCGCGACCGACTCCCCCGTAGCCACCCGGCGATCCTCGGACCTGAGCAAGCACTCGGCGGAGGTCTTCGCCGAGGCTGAGAACCACCCTGTCACGGTGACCCGCCGCGACGGCGAGTCCCTGGTACTGATGTCCCAGCGCGAGGCCGACGCCCGCACCGAACTCCTGCACATCGCCGCCGCGCTCATCTCGGTGACGCTCGAGGACGGCCCCCTGGTCGAACGTATGGCCGGCCGATACCCGTGGATGTACGCGCTCAGCACCCGGGACCGGGAACAGTGTGCCCGTGACCTCATCGACGCCGCCCGGGCGTCCTTCTCGACACATCAGCCACATCTGGCCATCGCCAAGCTCACGAGCTGGCGCGAGACGGCCACGGCGATCGCCGCGGGCCTGGGCTCACAGTCGGTCGAGTGGGTCGACGAGGACCATGACGCCGTCGACGGCACGGTCGTCGAGCGCCCCTGA
- a CDS encoding 3-hydroxyacyl-CoA dehydrogenase NAD-binding domain-containing protein — translation MTERVTRALLRDVPLAGVGTLALLTLDNGEGPRVPNTFGPLGIAELTAALERVRDRAESGEIVAVAITGKPFHFAAGADLHQAAALAGSRESAAAIARAGHDAYRILLELPVPSFAYVSGVALGGGLELALSCRYRTVSSQVRDIGLPEVSLGLVPGWGGTYLLPRLVGIETAIEVILTNPLRQNRRLTAARATDMGIMDRCLEPADFLVESIRWTAAVLRGEETVTRTDHTEPTESTDPIGAGWAEAVRAAGEQVRARLAGASPAATRAVDLLALASRGDREASYAAEEEALTDLLTSPEFAASMHAFDLTTRRARSPLGAPPAELARPVRRVGVIGAGLMASQLALLFARRLQVPVVMRDLDADRAARGVGYVAAEVRALVDKGRLSEAQGRRITSLVSGTTDPADLAGADLVIEAVFEELEVKKAVFAEIEPFLDPTAVLATNTSALSVSAMSGQLAHPERVVGLHFFNPVAQMPLVEVVRTPSTDDAAYATAFAVARGCRKTAVAVADRPGFVVNRLLVRLLGEVLGSLEEGTSVADADAALRPLGLPMGPFQLLQLVGPAVAMHVLETLHADLGPRFPASPGLARMVAEGAPFVRFEGRPSATSPVDPEIARFFGSRAGTGQAPAELLRRVRDALAEEVGLMLADVVAGDGDDIDLAMILGAGWPFHLGGIIPYLERTAG, via the coding sequence ATGACCGAACGAGTGACCCGGGCGCTGCTCCGGGACGTCCCCCTCGCGGGTGTCGGCACCCTGGCCCTCCTCACCCTGGACAACGGGGAGGGGCCGCGGGTGCCGAACACGTTCGGCCCGCTCGGGATCGCCGAGCTCACCGCGGCGCTCGAGCGGGTGCGCGACCGCGCCGAGTCCGGCGAGATCGTCGCCGTGGCGATCACCGGCAAGCCGTTCCATTTCGCTGCGGGCGCGGATCTGCACCAGGCCGCTGCCCTGGCGGGGAGCCGGGAGTCGGCCGCGGCGATCGCCCGCGCCGGGCACGACGCCTACCGGATCCTGCTCGAACTGCCGGTGCCGAGCTTCGCCTACGTCTCCGGGGTGGCACTCGGCGGGGGCCTCGAGCTCGCGCTCTCGTGCCGGTACCGCACCGTGTCGTCCCAGGTGCGCGACATCGGCCTGCCGGAGGTCTCCCTCGGCCTCGTGCCGGGCTGGGGCGGGACCTACCTGCTTCCCCGGCTCGTGGGCATCGAGACCGCGATCGAGGTGATCCTGACCAATCCACTCCGGCAGAACCGCCGGCTCACCGCGGCCCGGGCCACGGACATGGGGATCATGGACCGCTGCCTCGAACCGGCCGACTTCCTCGTCGAGTCGATCCGGTGGACCGCGGCGGTGCTCCGCGGGGAGGAGACTGTGACCCGCACCGACCACACTGAGCCCACCGAGTCCACCGACCCCATCGGGGCGGGCTGGGCGGAGGCCGTGCGCGCCGCGGGCGAGCAGGTGCGCGCCCGCCTGGCGGGCGCCTCCCCGGCCGCGACGCGGGCCGTCGACCTCCTCGCGCTCGCCTCGCGGGGAGATCGTGAGGCCTCCTACGCCGCCGAGGAGGAGGCCCTGACCGATCTGCTCACCTCGCCCGAGTTCGCGGCCTCGATGCACGCGTTCGACCTGACCACGCGCCGGGCCCGCTCCCCGCTCGGTGCCCCGCCGGCGGAGCTCGCCCGGCCCGTGCGCCGGGTCGGGGTCATCGGCGCGGGGCTCATGGCGAGCCAGCTCGCGCTCCTGTTCGCCCGGCGCCTGCAGGTTCCGGTGGTCATGCGCGATCTCGACGCCGACCGCGCCGCCCGGGGAGTGGGCTACGTCGCCGCGGAGGTGCGCGCCCTCGTGGACAAGGGCCGGCTGAGCGAGGCGCAGGGGCGCCGGATCACCTCCCTCGTCTCCGGCACGACCGACCCGGCCGACCTCGCCGGCGCGGACCTCGTGATCGAGGCCGTGTTCGAGGAGCTCGAGGTGAAGAAGGCGGTCTTCGCCGAGATCGAGCCGTTCCTCGATCCGACGGCGGTGCTCGCCACGAACACCTCCGCCCTGTCGGTCTCGGCGATGTCCGGGCAGCTCGCGCATCCCGAACGCGTGGTCGGACTCCACTTCTTCAACCCTGTGGCCCAGATGCCGCTCGTCGAGGTGGTCCGCACCCCGAGCACGGACGACGCCGCCTACGCCACGGCCTTCGCGGTCGCCCGCGGCTGCCGTAAGACCGCGGTGGCGGTCGCGGACAGGCCGGGCTTCGTCGTCAACAGGCTGCTCGTGCGGCTCCTCGGGGAGGTGCTCGGCTCGCTCGAGGAGGGCACGAGCGTCGCGGACGCCGACGCCGCGCTGCGGCCGCTCGGGCTGCCCATGGGGCCGTTCCAGCTGCTCCAGCTCGTCGGGCCGGCGGTGGCGATGCACGTGCTCGAGACGCTCCACGCGGACCTCGGGCCCCGGTTCCCGGCGAGCCCGGGGCTGGCGCGGATGGTCGCCGAGGGAGCACCGTTCGTGCGGTTCGAGGGGCGCCCGAGCGCGACGAGCCCAGTCGATCCCGAGATCGCCCGCTTCTTCGGCTCGCGGGCCGGCACCGGCCAGGCTCCGGCCGAGCTGCTGCGGCGGGTGCGTGACGCCCTGGCCGAGGAGGTCGGTCTCATGCTCGCCGATGTCGTCGCCGGCGACGGCGACGACATCGACCTGGCGATGATCCTGGGCGCCGGCTGGCCCTTCCACCTCGGCGGGATCATCCCGTACCTGGAGCGCACCGCCGGGTAG
- a CDS encoding thiolase family protein yields the protein MLGRDVVLVDAVRSPFGRARPDGLFAHLRADDLIVAVVRDLLRRHPSLPRDALGEVAIAATTQAGDQAPTLGRTVALLSGLGSGIPGYAIDRMCAGAMTAATSTASSIAVGSIDAAIAGGVEHMGHHPLGSGIEPNPRFLTERILAPDALDMGATAENVHDTYPALTRERADAYAAASQHRYARALAEGNIGGDLVPIAAPDPERGWGVATADEPPRPGTTVAGMADLPTPFRAGGRVTAATSSPLTDGATAALLVAAERAEEWGLTPRMRLVSFAYAGVPPELMGLGPVPAATRALALAGLGIDDVGLIEINEAFAVQVLAFLDAFGLADDDPRVNPYGGAIAVGHPLAASGVRLMSQLARQFSHRPDVRYGMTTMCVGLGQGGAVVWENPHYGQERAS from the coding sequence ATGCTCGGTCGCGACGTCGTACTCGTCGATGCGGTCCGCTCCCCGTTCGGGCGTGCCCGCCCGGACGGCCTCTTCGCCCACCTGCGCGCCGACGACCTGATCGTCGCCGTCGTGCGTGACCTGTTGCGGCGCCACCCGTCGCTGCCGCGGGACGCCCTCGGCGAGGTCGCGATCGCCGCCACCACCCAGGCCGGCGACCAAGCCCCGACCCTGGGCCGCACGGTGGCCCTGCTCAGCGGCCTCGGCTCCGGCATACCCGGCTACGCGATCGACCGGATGTGCGCCGGGGCGATGACGGCCGCGACCTCGACCGCGAGCAGCATCGCGGTCGGCTCGATCGACGCCGCGATCGCCGGCGGCGTCGAGCACATGGGCCACCACCCCCTCGGCTCCGGGATCGAGCCGAATCCCCGCTTCCTGACCGAACGGATCCTCGCGCCCGACGCCCTCGACATGGGCGCGACCGCCGAGAATGTCCACGACACCTACCCGGCGCTCACCCGGGAGCGCGCGGACGCCTACGCCGCGGCGAGCCAGCACCGCTATGCCCGGGCGCTCGCGGAGGGGAACATCGGCGGCGACCTCGTTCCGATCGCCGCACCCGACCCGGAGCGCGGCTGGGGCGTGGCCACCGCGGACGAGCCGCCCCGCCCCGGCACGACCGTGGCGGGCATGGCGGATCTTCCCACCCCGTTCCGGGCCGGCGGGCGGGTCACCGCGGCGACCTCCTCCCCGCTGACCGACGGCGCGACCGCCGCGTTGCTCGTCGCCGCCGAACGGGCCGAGGAATGGGGGCTGACCCCGCGGATGCGGCTCGTCTCCTTCGCCTACGCCGGCGTTCCGCCCGAGCTCATGGGGCTCGGCCCGGTGCCCGCCGCCACGCGGGCGCTCGCGCTCGCCGGCCTGGGCATCGACGACGTCGGCCTCATCGAGATCAACGAGGCGTTCGCCGTCCAGGTGCTCGCGTTCCTCGACGCCTTCGGGCTGGCGGACGACGACCCGCGGGTCAATCCCTACGGCGGTGCCATCGCCGTGGGGCACCCCCTGGCCGCCTCCGGGGTGCGGCTCATGAGCCAGCTCGCCCGGCAGTTCTCCCACCGCCCGGACGTGCGCTACGGGATGACCACGATGTGTGTCGGGCTCGGGCAGGGCGGCGCCGTCGTCTGGGAGAACCCCCACTACGGACAGGAGCGGGCGTCATGA
- a CDS encoding ribonuclease D, producing the protein MPSSTPSSSPTQSAQSADSAPSADSAPEVETTPLTEPAGGVPEVTTTDAALRTVTGALAGGTGPVAVDAERASGFRYGQQAYLVQLRRAGAGTVLIDPRALPELTEVTDALAGIEWVFHAASQDLPSLAEVGLRPDSIFDTELAARLLNKDRVGLGPLVAAELHLALAKEHSAADWSTRPLPQEWLRYAALDVELLVELRDLLEEQLVAAGKLDWARQEFDAVRTAAPPAPRIDPWRRTSGSHRIRDRRGLGVVRELWLARDEAARTADISPGRILPDAAIVAAATSAGPT; encoded by the coding sequence GTGCCTTCCAGCACACCCTCCTCCTCCCCCACCCAGTCGGCCCAGTCGGCCGACTCGGCCCCATCGGCAGACTCGGCCCCCGAGGTCGAGACCACCCCGCTGACCGAGCCGGCCGGCGGCGTGCCCGAGGTGACCACGACGGACGCCGCCCTGCGCACGGTCACCGGGGCCCTCGCCGGCGGCACCGGACCCGTCGCCGTCGACGCCGAGCGCGCATCGGGATTCCGCTACGGGCAGCAGGCCTACCTCGTGCAACTGCGCCGGGCCGGTGCAGGCACCGTGCTCATCGACCCGCGCGCCCTGCCAGAGCTCACCGAGGTGACCGACGCCCTCGCCGGGATCGAGTGGGTCTTCCACGCGGCGAGTCAGGACCTGCCGAGTCTGGCCGAGGTGGGACTCCGCCCCGATTCGATCTTCGACACCGAGCTCGCCGCCCGCCTCCTCAACAAGGATCGCGTGGGCCTCGGCCCGCTCGTGGCCGCGGAGCTGCACCTGGCCCTCGCCAAGGAGCATTCCGCCGCGGACTGGTCCACCCGACCGTTGCCGCAGGAGTGGCTGCGCTACGCCGCGCTCGACGTCGAGTTGCTGGTCGAGCTGCGCGACCTGCTCGAGGAGCAGCTCGTGGCCGCGGGAAAGCTCGACTGGGCCCGCCAGGAGTTCGACGCGGTGCGCACCGCGGCGCCGCCGGCCCCGCGGATCGACCCGTGGCGGCGCACGAGCGGCAGCCACAGGATCCGCGATCGGCGCGGCCTGGGGGTCGTGCGCGAGCTCTGGCTGGCGCGTGACGAGGCGGCCCGGACCGCGGACATCTCTCCGGGCCGGATCCTGCCCGATGCGGCCATCGTCGCCGCGGCCACCTCGGCCGGGCCGACCTGA
- a CDS encoding DUF3000 domain-containing protein, with protein MSAERRVPADFEAALLSLRGHRPRPEFRLEEVPPPTRIAPFALALTGEVNPTGDPDDHLGGGRFVVLYDPDGQPAWNGEFRVIVMARAQLEPELGSDPLLGEVGWTWLTDALAAEGAPYHSLSGTVTRALSETFGGLELRSGTVDIEIRASWTPTALDLAPHLRAWALLTCQAAGLPPAPYNVSTLYRNR; from the coding sequence GTGAGCGCTGAACGTCGTGTGCCGGCCGATTTCGAGGCCGCGCTGCTGAGTCTTCGAGGGCATCGGCCACGGCCCGAGTTCCGGCTCGAGGAGGTGCCGCCCCCGACCCGCATCGCCCCGTTCGCGCTCGCACTCACCGGTGAGGTCAATCCGACCGGCGACCCCGACGACCACCTCGGTGGCGGCCGATTCGTCGTGCTCTACGACCCCGACGGGCAGCCGGCGTGGAACGGCGAGTTCCGGGTGATCGTCATGGCCCGGGCGCAGCTCGAGCCCGAGCTCGGGTCCGATCCCCTGCTCGGGGAGGTCGGCTGGACCTGGCTGACCGACGCCCTCGCCGCCGAGGGCGCCCCGTATCACTCGCTCTCCGGCACGGTCACCCGCGCCCTCTCCGAGACCTTCGGCGGCCTCGAATTGCGATCGGGTACCGTCGACATCGAGATCCGGGCGTCCTGGACGCCCACAGCCCTCGATCTGGCGCCGCACCTGCGCGCCTGGGCGTTGCTCACGTGCCAGGCGGCAGGCCTGCCGCCCGCGCCGTACAACGTCAGCACCCTCTATCGGAATCGGTGA
- a CDS encoding carboxylate--amine ligase produces the protein MTTIRPIILGGDLGAYATARAFHEARGVRSVVLTGVRTGPVADSAIVDLRILDGLEHPDAAVRAVLDVAAEAPGTRPIVLGSADWYVELLGARRDELAAAGVIVPYPGPELLARATDKAAFSRLCDELGIPHPRTVVLRADEPIPSDVPAPCVVKAASSAAFHALELDGKNKVEFLADRNELGAYFGRVAAAGYGGEFVVQEHVPGADSDMAAVNACYGPDGRGHLLLFGQVLLEEHTPNGRGNSVAQITGGGAAHAPTLEHARRLLSALGWTGFANLDLKRGPDGTYYFLELNPRVGRSGYAVTAAGYNVADWYVRAFADGEPAPAEPVEGTAEHLFTVVPLALLRRYLPEHLRARVRRLRRAGAVTNPYYYRAEHGARRWLYVAGAMVNQFRKFAAYHPTGTTGTSERG, from the coding sequence ATGACAACGATCCGGCCGATCATCCTGGGCGGCGACCTCGGCGCCTACGCCACCGCCCGGGCATTCCACGAGGCGCGCGGCGTGCGATCGGTCGTCCTCACCGGCGTGCGCACCGGCCCGGTCGCCGATTCGGCGATCGTCGACCTGCGGATCCTCGACGGTCTCGAGCACCCCGACGCGGCCGTGCGCGCGGTCCTCGACGTGGCCGCGGAGGCCCCCGGCACCCGTCCGATCGTGCTCGGGTCGGCGGACTGGTACGTCGAGCTGCTCGGCGCCCGGCGCGACGAGCTCGCCGCGGCGGGCGTCATCGTGCCCTATCCGGGGCCGGAGCTGCTCGCCCGCGCGACCGACAAGGCCGCGTTCTCGCGGCTGTGCGACGAGCTCGGCATCCCGCACCCGCGCACCGTCGTGCTCCGCGCCGACGAGCCGATCCCGTCCGACGTCCCGGCTCCCTGCGTGGTCAAGGCCGCCTCGAGTGCGGCGTTCCACGCCCTCGAGCTCGACGGGAAGAACAAGGTGGAGTTCCTCGCCGACCGAAACGAGCTCGGGGCCTATTTCGGGCGGGTCGCGGCCGCCGGCTACGGGGGCGAGTTCGTGGTGCAGGAGCACGTGCCCGGCGCCGACTCCGACATGGCCGCGGTGAACGCCTGCTACGGCCCGGACGGGCGCGGGCACCTCCTGCTGTTCGGGCAGGTGCTCCTCGAGGAGCACACCCCGAACGGGCGCGGCAACTCCGTGGCCCAGATCACCGGGGGCGGGGCGGCCCACGCCCCGACCCTCGAGCACGCGCGGCGGCTGCTCTCCGCCCTCGGCTGGACCGGCTTCGCCAACCTCGACCTCAAGCGTGGACCGGACGGCACGTACTACTTCCTCGAGCTCAATCCGCGGGTCGGCCGCTCCGGATACGCCGTGACCGCCGCCGGCTACAACGTGGCCGACTGGTACGTGCGCGCGTTCGCCGACGGCGAGCCCGCCCCGGCCGAGCCGGTCGAGGGCACGGCCGAGCACCTGTTCACGGTCGTGCCCCTCGCCCTACTGCGCCGGTACCTCCCCGAGCACCTGCGCGCGCGCGTGCGCAGGCTCCGGCGGGCGGGCGCCGTCACCAATCCCTACTACTACCGGGCCGAACACGGCGCCCGGCGGTGGCTCTACGTGGCCGGGGCGATGGTCAACCAGTTCCGCAAGTTCGCGGCGTATCACCCGACCGGGACGACCGGGACGAGTGAGCGCGGTTGA
- the zapE gene encoding cell division protein ZapE has translation MSGGEQEPAGVGSGRQGRDEVALLTLTDRSPRLDRARLLAQQVPPPQFDDASFDSYRPDISHPSQTAALRRMRALAHSIERPRRRLLRGRGRASTGVYLDGGYGVGKTHLIAALAHALGPERALYGTFVEYTHLVGALGFGAAVAELSGAVVLCIDEFELDDPGDTVLMSRLLRELSDAGVTLVATSNTQPGALGEGRFAADDFLREITSLASRFEVMRIDGPDYRARTLDFDRPVPTDGQVRAEATAHAGRGGALDDFSTLLGHLGRVHPSRYGQLVDGVTFLGLTGGATLTDDVAGLRLVVLIDRLYDRGIPVRLAGIGARELVSERMRAGGYRKKYLRAISRLDALSRRDEALGPV, from the coding sequence GTGAGCGGGGGTGAGCAGGAGCCGGCAGGAGTGGGCTCGGGAAGGCAGGGGCGCGACGAGGTCGCGCTCCTCACGCTGACCGACCGGTCGCCCCGGCTGGACCGGGCCCGGCTGCTCGCCCAGCAGGTCCCGCCCCCGCAATTCGACGACGCGAGCTTCGACAGCTATCGACCCGACATCTCCCACCCCTCACAGACCGCGGCGCTGCGGCGGATGCGAGCACTGGCCCATTCGATCGAGCGGCCGCGGCGGCGGCTGCTGCGGGGCCGGGGGCGTGCGAGCACCGGCGTCTACCTCGACGGCGGTTACGGTGTGGGCAAGACCCACCTGATCGCCGCCCTCGCGCACGCGCTCGGCCCGGAGCGCGCGCTGTACGGGACGTTCGTGGAGTACACGCACCTCGTGGGGGCGCTGGGCTTCGGCGCCGCGGTGGCGGAGCTGTCGGGCGCGGTCGTGCTGTGCATCGACGAGTTCGAGCTCGACGATCCCGGCGACACCGTGCTCATGAGCCGGCTCCTGCGGGAGCTCTCGGACGCCGGGGTGACGCTCGTGGCCACATCGAACACCCAGCCCGGGGCGCTCGGGGAGGGGCGCTTCGCCGCGGACGACTTCCTGCGGGAGATCACCTCGCTCGCGAGCCGGTTCGAGGTGATGCGCATCGACGGCCCCGACTACCGTGCCCGCACCCTCGACTTCGACCGGCCGGTGCCCACCGACGGGCAGGTCCGGGCCGAGGCGACGGCCCACGCCGGTCGCGGCGGGGCGCTCGACGACTTCTCGACGCTGCTCGGGCATCTGGGCCGGGTCCACCCATCGAGGTACGGTCAGCTCGTCGACGGGGTGACGTTCCTGGGGCTCACCGGCGGGGCCACCCTCACCGACGACGTGGCCGGGCTCCGGCTCGTCGTGCTCATCGACCGGCTCTACGACCGGGGGATCCCCGTGCGCCTCGCCGGGATCGGTGCCCGGGAGCTCGTGAGCGAGCGGATGCGGGCGGGTGGGTACCGGAAGAAGTACCTGCGGGCCATCTCCCGCCTCGACGCCCTGAGCCGGCGGGACGAGGCGCTCGGACCGGTCTGA
- a CDS encoding HIT family protein, with translation MTSVFTRIIGGEIPGRFLWSDPSCVAFLTIAPIVPGHTLVVPRAEIDHWLDVPAELGAHLFAVAATIGRAQRQVYSPARIGLLIQGLEVPHTHLHVWPAENLADFDLARADHDPDPGDLDRAGRALRTELERAGHGEHVPASMARAD, from the coding sequence ATGACGAGCGTGTTCACCCGCATCATCGGCGGCGAGATCCCCGGCCGGTTCCTGTGGTCCGATCCGAGCTGTGTGGCCTTCCTCACGATCGCCCCGATCGTGCCCGGCCACACCCTCGTGGTCCCCCGGGCGGAGATCGACCACTGGCTCGACGTGCCGGCCGAGCTCGGCGCGCACCTGTTCGCGGTCGCGGCCACGATCGGCCGGGCACAGCGGCAGGTCTACTCCCCCGCCCGGATCGGTCTGCTCATCCAGGGGCTCGAGGTGCCCCACACCCACCTGCACGTGTGGCCCGCCGAGAACCTCGCCGACTTCGACCTCGCGCGCGCCGATCACGATCCCGATCCGGGCGACCTCGACCGCGCGGGTCGGGCCCTGCGCACCGAACTGGAGCGCGCGGGTCACGGCGAACACGTGCCCGCATCCATGGCCCGCGCGGACTGA
- a CDS encoding siderophore ABC transporter substrate-binding protein: protein MNRRRTPRPLAALVVGAAGALALGACGGAAADEPAADAPTAAGEAGTMTVEHAQGETEVELDPETVVVFDYASLDTLDTLGVDVAGVPQENLPDFLSAYAGADHENVGTLFEPDLEAINAIDPDLVIVAGRSAAAYPQLSEHWPTIDLSVDYATFMDDVHAHTELLGEIFGEQDLAADALADLDETVEQVRAATEGAGPGLILSTSGGEVTVYGEDSRFGLIHSVLGVPAAVNEVEALPHGEAISFEMIRDTNPDWLFVNDRDAAIGQSGESAEAILDNELVHATTAWEKEQVVYLDAQRWYIVMAGVDNTREMFAQIGDAFA, encoded by the coding sequence GTGAATCGTCGCCGCACCCCCCGTCCACTCGCAGCACTCGTCGTGGGGGCCGCCGGCGCCCTCGCCCTCGGAGCGTGCGGCGGCGCCGCAGCCGACGAGCCCGCGGCCGATGCGCCGACCGCCGCCGGCGAGGCCGGCACGATGACCGTCGAGCACGCCCAGGGCGAGACGGAGGTCGAGCTCGACCCGGAGACCGTCGTCGTGTTCGACTACGCCTCGCTCGACACCCTCGACACCCTCGGGGTCGACGTCGCCGGCGTCCCGCAGGAGAACCTGCCCGACTTCCTCTCCGCCTACGCGGGCGCCGACCACGAGAACGTCGGAACGCTCTTCGAACCGGATCTCGAGGCGATCAACGCGATCGATCCGGACCTGGTGATCGTCGCCGGCCGGTCCGCCGCCGCGTACCCGCAGCTGAGCGAGCACTGGCCCACGATCGACCTGTCGGTCGACTACGCGACGTTCATGGACGACGTCCATGCGCACACCGAACTGCTCGGCGAGATCTTCGGCGAGCAGGACCTGGCGGCGGATGCGCTCGCCGACCTCGACGAGACGGTCGAGCAGGTCCGGGCCGCGACCGAGGGCGCGGGCCCCGGGCTCATCCTGTCCACCTCGGGGGGCGAGGTGACCGTGTACGGCGAGGACTCCCGCTTCGGCCTCATCCACTCGGTGCTCGGCGTGCCGGCGGCCGTGAACGAGGTCGAGGCACTCCCGCACGGCGAGGCGATCAGCTTCGAGATGATCCGCGACACGAACCCCGACTGGCTCTTCGTCAACGACCGCGACGCCGCCATCGGACAGTCCGGTGAGAGCGCCGAGGCGATCCTCGACAACGAGCTCGTCCACGCCACGACCGCGTGGGAGAAGGAGCAGGTGGTCTACCTCGACGCCCAGCGCTGGTACATCGTCATGGCCGGCGTCGACAACACTCGGGAGATGTTCGCCCAGATCGGCGACGCCTTCGCCTGA
- a CDS encoding ABC transporter permease, with protein MRVTVSSPGSPGSATARSAGTGRLIAAVAVVLLLAGVSLFVGVSDLDPLRVLTGTLTDVERQTLVVSRLPRTISIVLAGASIAIVGLVMQMLVRNKFVEPATAGTSESAAFGLLVVTIVSPGMPLVGKMVVAAVFALAGTMLFLRILRSIPLRSVIVVPLVGMMLGAVIAAVTTFIAYRRQMTQTLSSWLTGDFSGVIQNRYELLWLVAIAGILVYVMADRFTVTGMGEEFTTNLGLNYRTAMNVGLGLVAVVTALVIVVVGSLPFLGLVVPNIVSRFVGDNLRRSLPWVALLGAGFVLACDILGRIVRFPYEVPIGVVVGLVGSGVFLYLLLYEPRDRREVRARRPARARDRATEVDAR; from the coding sequence ATGAGAGTGACTGTTTCCAGCCCCGGGTCCCCGGGGAGCGCGACCGCCCGATCCGCCGGCACCGGCCGGCTGATCGCGGCGGTCGCCGTCGTGCTGCTGCTCGCCGGGGTCTCGCTGTTCGTCGGCGTGAGCGACCTCGATCCGCTCCGGGTGCTCACCGGGACGCTGACCGACGTCGAGCGCCAGACCCTCGTGGTCTCCCGGCTGCCGCGGACGATCTCGATCGTGCTCGCCGGCGCCTCGATCGCGATCGTCGGGCTCGTCATGCAGATGCTCGTGCGGAACAAGTTCGTCGAGCCCGCGACCGCCGGTACGAGCGAGTCGGCCGCCTTCGGGCTCCTCGTCGTCACGATCGTCTCCCCCGGGATGCCGCTCGTGGGCAAGATGGTCGTGGCCGCGGTCTTCGCCCTCGCCGGCACGATGCTCTTCCTGCGCATCCTGCGGTCCATCCCGCTGCGCTCGGTCATCGTGGTGCCGCTCGTGGGCATGATGCTCGGCGCCGTGATCGCCGCCGTGACGACGTTCATCGCCTACCGGCGGCAGATGACCCAGACCCTGTCCTCGTGGCTCACCGGCGACTTCTCGGGCGTCATCCAGAACCGGTACGAGCTGCTCTGGCTCGTGGCGATCGCGGGGATCCTCGTCTACGTCATGGCCGACCGGTTCACGGTGACCGGGATGGGGGAGGAGTTCACCACGAACCTCGGGCTCAACTACCGCACGGCCATGAACGTCGGACTCGGGCTCGTGGCCGTCGTGACGGCGCTGGTCATCGTCGTCGTCGGCAGCCTGCCGTTCCTCGGCCTCGTCGTGCCGAACATCGTCTCCCGCTTCGTGGGCGACAACCTGCGCCGCAGCCTGCCGTGGGTCGCGCTGCTCGGCGCCGGGTTCGTGCTCGCATGCGACATCCTCGGGCGCATCGTGCGCTTCCCGTACGAGGTGCCCATCGGGGTGGTCGTGGGTCTCGTCGGCTCCGGCGTGTTCCTCTACCTGCTCCTGTACGAGCCGCGCGACCGGCGTGAGGTCCGCGCGCGCCGTCCCGCCCGCGCGCGGGACCGGGCCACGGAGGTGGACGCGCGATGA